The following are encoded in a window of Amaranthus tricolor cultivar Red isolate AtriRed21 chromosome 2, ASM2621246v1, whole genome shotgun sequence genomic DNA:
- the LOC130806975 gene encoding uncharacterized protein LOC130806975, producing MEGKITNWSAENATKAYLKTLKMGIKRPTEPDISEFISAIAAGNNAQLIVVTSGEETSLTTLLALLAAAYQTGGRVICIFRGLQELQSTKQALSHENSTELVEFVIGNPITLLLEDYKEADFVLNDCKLINHESILRAMQMNCMKKCKGSIILGCNALCSSSSSSSSSWQWTGLKTQLLPIGEGLLVTKMEKGNEKKEQRRCGSFGRKSHWIKRIDQHTGEEHVFRVRCPNGKDMDD from the exons atggaggGGAAAATCACAAACTGGTCAGCTGAGAATGCAACCAAAGCCTaccttaaaaccttaaaaatg GGAATTAAGAGACCAACTGAACCAGATATATCAGAATTCATCTCAGCAATAGCTGCAGGAAACAATGCGCAGCTAATAGTAGTCACGAGCGGTGAGGAAACAAGCCTCACCACTCTGCTAGCCCTATTAGCTGCAGCTTATCAAACTGGAGGTCGAGTAATTTGCATATTTCGTGGCCTCCAAGAGTTACAATCAACCAAACAAGCCCTAAGTCATGAAAACTCGACTGAACTTGTCGAGTTTGTGATAGGAAATCCTATAACCCTACTCCTTGAAGACTATAAAGAAGCCGATTTTGTGTTAAACGATTGTAAACTTATCAACCACGAGTCAATTCTTCGAGCAATGCAAATGAATTGTATGAAGAAGTGTAAGGGAAGTATAATTTTGGGGTGTAATGCATTATGTTCGAGTTCGAGTTCGAGTTCGAGTTCATGGCAATGGACAGGGTTGAAGACTCAATTGTTACCAATTGGGGAAGGTTTGTTGGTGACTAAAATGGAAAAAGGTAATGAGAAGAAAGAACAAAGGAGGTGTGGTAGTTTTGGGAGGAAGAGTCATTGGATTAAGAGAATAGATCAGCATACAGGAGAAGAACATGTATTTAGGGTTAGATGCCCTAATGGAAAGGATATGGATGATTAA
- the LOC130806976 gene encoding uncharacterized protein LOC130806976, which translates to MAFWSPENATKAYIRTLKMERKENEPNAAEFISALAAGNNAQIMVTASAQKIVTPNLLALVSAAQQTGGQVICIVQDKNELKSTKQALKSNAKFIKFIIGNVKDLLLNEYSYADFFLIDCNLDNYEEIMHGINAIKREKNGVILGFNAFCKGSSWQWSGLRTHLLPIGEGLLITRMGGKNNNYNGEKIVRKSNWIVKVDKCTGEEHVFRVRSPRRKFEIAAVL; encoded by the exons atggcTTTTTGGTCACCTGAAAATGCTACCAAGGCATACATCCGAACTCTCAAAATG gaaagaaaagaaaacgaGCCAAACGCAGCAGAATTCATATCAGCACTAGCAGCAGGAAACAATGCACAAATAATGGTGACAGCAAGTGCACAAAAAATAGTTACACCCAATTTACTAGCCTTAGTTTCTGCAGCACAACAAACAGGAGGTCAAGTAATTTGCATTGTCCAAGACAAAAATGAGCTAAAATCAACCAAACAAGCCCTTAAATCCAAtgcaaaattcataaaatttattattggtAATGTTAAAGATCTACTTCTGAATGAGTACTCATACGCCGATTTTTTCCTGATAGATTGTAACCTTGACAATTATGAGGAAATCATGCATGGAATTAATGCAATAAAAAGGGAAAAGAATGGtgtgattttagggtttaatgcATTTTGTAAAGGATCTTCATGGCAATGGAGTGGTTTAAGGACACATTTATTGCCTATTGGTGAAGGTTTATTAATTACAAGAATGGgtggaaaaaataataattataatggtGAGAAAATTGTAAGGAAAAGTAATTGGATTGTTAAGGTTGATAAGTGTACCGGAGAAGAACATGTTTTTAGGGTTAGATCACCCAGAAGGAAATTTGAGATTGCTGCAGTTTTATAG